The Tatumella ptyseos genome segment CTGTCTGAGTTTTTGCGTACTCATCAAACGGCCGCGCCGATTCTTGATAAATTCTCATTACAACCCGTCATAGTGCCTTGCTTGAATGAATTCAACGTTTTCGGCTTTGATGTGGTGAAGGGAATGACAGGGGCTCAGCGCTTACCTTTGGCTAAGCGCTACTGGAAGACCTGTGATCCCGATGCAAGCTTTGGTCAAGGGGCGCAATCTTTTAACGAGTTTTGCGCTCAAGTAGGTGAATTTATCACGCTATTGGCTGAGGGTAGGATTGTTGACGATAGTATCGTCTTTGGTCATGGAATGTGGTTTTCTGTCTTCTCTTGGTTACAGGAAACTCATAGTTCCCCCCCTATTAGCTCGACAGAAATGAAAGCGTTTTTCAGCTATTTAACACAACATCATCCTGCGAATTGCTCACAACATATTTTGCGCTACACTGATTGGCCTCCTACAGCACAACTTTCTTAGATACCTTTTACTGAGCTTGGTCGGACGTAGACCTTGCCTATTATGGAGGAAGCTAGGCGGATTTTTCACATTAGCCGGTCTATAGCATCTTGGCCCACTATTCCTTACGCCTTAACCCAGGATGACATTTCAAAAAAATTCGTGGCTGGATGGCTTTCTTTAATAACCTTTACCCGTGCAATGACGTTGTTCTCACGCGTAGGGCGGTGATCGCCGAAACGGACCGCTTTGTGTTGGCGTTCGAAAAAGAAAGTGAGGAGTCAGTGAATGCTAAGCAGAAGCGATAATCTTCCACGTTATTGAATAAGCGCTTGCCTAGGCCATAGAGATTAAGCGCTAAGTTTGTAAATGATATGATGTTAAGGCAATGGAGTTATTGCATAGAGAGCATGCGGTCACTGATGGGAGAAGGTTATACGTGTTGGTGGAAATTCGCTAGATTGCTCTTTCCTCGACAGCTTGCATCGAGGAAAAAGACGCTATATCACACGTTACCTATTACTCTTTGGGCTGTTCAGCTGCGGCTTTCTTACCGAATAGCTTGCTCACCGCTTTAACAACGATTAAAACCAGACCGCCCAAGATAGCTCCTACCACCAAACTCGCGAGATTAGTGATCACACTCTCACCTAGGCTACTGATCGCGGAGGGAAGCATCTGGGTCAGACTGTGCGTTAACCCTTCAATCCAGTGATGGAGTAACGGCCAACCATGTATGACGATGCCACCTCCGACGAGAAACATCGCTAAGGTGCCAACAACAGAAAGGAACTTCATTAACTTCGGGGCTAAAAGCAGTAAAAACTTACCCACACCACGAGCTAAGCCATTTTGACGCGCTTCAAGCCAATAGCCTGCATCATCAATTTTAACAATCACGCCCACAAGCCCATACACGCCAACCGTTACTAATAATGCAATGCCGGCCATAATAACAATCTGATTAAGTAACGGGGCTTCGGAAACGATTCCTAGCGTCAGCGTGACAATTTCAGCGGATAAAATAAAGTCAGTGCGTACTGCGCCTTTAATTTTATCTTTTTCATACTTGGCTGCATCTTCTTGGCTTAACTTAGCTAAACGCGCTTGGCGGGCTTCTGGGCTTTTTTTATCTTTTTCTGGAAAAATCCAATCAAGAACTTTTTCAATCCCTTCGAAACAAAGATAGGCTCCCCCCAACATCAATAATGGGGTAATTAACCAAGGCGCAAACGCGGAGATCAACAGCGCCAGTGGGACTAAGATCACTTTATTCAGTAGCGAGCCTTTCGCCACCCCCCAGACAACGGGTAGCTCTCGATTAGCTTTTACCCCACTGACTTGTTGTGCATTCAGTGACAAATCATCGCCAAGCACACCAGCCGTCTTCTTTGCCGCAACCTTACCCATTACTGAGACATCGTCGAGTAAGGTCGAGATATCATCTAATAACGCCAATAAACTTGTTCCAGCCACAATAGGTATCCTTATCAGTAGCGTTAAATGATGGCACTGTCTTGACAGCACGGGCAGTCATTTTCTTCGACTGCCGTCATATCAGCGAAGCCGGGAGTATCCCATTCCACACGAATCGGTTTTCCCGCTGGAGAAGCATGGTGGATATATTTATAGACAGGGGTTTCCGTTAATCCAGAAATCACTTCAGTCGCGATACACTCATCGCCCACATAAATTTTTGCGGTCGCTTTACTCGCCACCATCCGCTCGTCGTTTAACGCATAGAGACGGGTAACCGTAAGACGTATTCTCGGCATAACTTTCCTCGTTAATGTCGGGATATTCATTCAATTAGCTTTACACAATTCCTCGGATCCTGCCAATTTTCAAGCGAAAACACAGCGTAAAGCCGGCAACAGGCGATTGTTTTTCAATGAGAACTCAGTATTATTTGTCCGCCA includes the following:
- a CDS encoding histidine phosphatase family protein, giving the protein MSITFIRHAQSEANAGGVSKPNPIIELSPLGHQQALALASEISPPPTKVYLSEFLRTHQTAAPILDKFSLQPVIVPCLNEFNVFGFDVVKGMTGAQRLPLAKRYWKTCDPDASFGQGAQSFNEFCAQVGEFITLLAEGRIVDDSIVFGHGMWFSVFSWLQETHSSPPISSTEMKAFFSYLTQHHPANCSQHILRYTDWPPTAQLS
- a CDS encoding DUF808 family protein, with protein sequence MAGTSLLALLDDISTLLDDVSVMGKVAAKKTAGVLGDDLSLNAQQVSGVKANRELPVVWGVAKGSLLNKVILVPLALLISAFAPWLITPLLMLGGAYLCFEGIEKVLDWIFPEKDKKSPEARQARLAKLSQEDAAKYEKDKIKGAVRTDFILSAEIVTLTLGIVSEAPLLNQIVIMAGIALLVTVGVYGLVGVIVKIDDAGYWLEARQNGLARGVGKFLLLLAPKLMKFLSVVGTLAMFLVGGGIVIHGWPLLHHWIEGLTHSLTQMLPSAISSLGESVITNLASLVVGAILGGLVLIVVKAVSKLFGKKAAAEQPKE